Below is a genomic region from Balneola sp. MJW-20.
TAAATACGGTTAATACACACCGGTGATCTCACAAATTTCTTTTATACTTAAGTACGGCAATGAAATATCAAAGCCGTAAATGTATCAAGAAAGCAATCTATATATGCTTATTTTAAGGCAAGTCAGAAGAGTGATATCTTTTCTGTTCATTGGATCTGTACTTTTTGTATTGGTCCATGGCTGTGACAGGAGTTCAGAGCCCGAACAGATCAATGAGGATGTCACAAGTACGTTTCCTTATGAAGTGGGAGATCCCATAGAAAAGGACTTTGCTGAGATCAAGAGAAGCGGTGTGCTCAGAATGATCACTAGCTACAGTTCCGGATCTTATTTCCTGCATCGTGGTATTCAGGTTGGTTTTGAGTATGAGCTTCTAAGAGCTTTTGCAAGAGAAAACGACCTTGCGCTTGAAGTAGTGATCCCTACTCAGGATGAAAGCCCCTATGAGTTACTCAATTCAGGAAGAGGGGATATCATAGCTGCTAATTATTCCATCACCAGTGAAAGAAGAGAGGTAGTGGATTTTACCCGGCCCTATAACCTGGTGGATCAGCTAATCGTAGTATCTGACGAGGTCGGTTTCCAGCCGGAAAGCATTCACGATCTGGAAGGAATACCCATAAGCGTGAGAAGGAACAGCTCTTACTATGTCCGTTTAATGGAATTAAAGGAAGAAGGTTTCCCTATTCAGATAAATATTCTTCCGGAAGACATGGATACCGAGTCTGTATTATTCCAGATCGCAAACGGCCAGCATGCAGCGACCGTGGCCGATGATAATATCTTTCAGGCTAGTAATAAGTATATGGACGGACTGGTAATGGGGCCGCTGATCGCTGAGCAGGACACGGTAGCCTGGGCGATCCGAAAAAATTCACCGGACTTTGAGACCAAGCTGAATCAGTTTCTGTACAAACACTTCCGGTTCAATGAAGAGGGAGTCCCAAAGCGTTCGGCATTATTGAATGTGCTGCGCAGAAAATATTTTGAAGAAGGAACTCAGATCTCTAACTACTTCAGCCCGGAATATCAGACCGAACAATACGGGACCATTTCTCCCTATGATAATCTGATCAAGGAAATTGCCGATGAGTTTGGCCTGGACTGGGTTATGCTTACCGCCATTGCTGCTCAGGAATCAAAATTTGATCCTAAATCAATAAGCTGGGCTGGGGCGGTAGGTATTATGCAGGTATTACCACGGTTCAGTGATGTCTCGGAGGATTCATTATATATTCCTGAAGTAAACATTCGTGAAGGGGCAAAAATACTTAGTGAGCATCTTGAACATTACGCATATTTGGATTCTACTAATCAATGGTCATTTGCTCTGGCCACCTACAATGCCGGACTGGGTCATGTGGCTGATGCACGCCGCCTTTCTATCGACCGCAACGATAATCCAAATGAGTGGGGCAGT
It encodes:
- a CDS encoding transglycosylase SLT domain-containing protein, which gives rise to MYQESNLYMLILRQVRRVISFLFIGSVLFVLVHGCDRSSEPEQINEDVTSTFPYEVGDPIEKDFAEIKRSGVLRMITSYSSGSYFLHRGIQVGFEYELLRAFARENDLALEVVIPTQDESPYELLNSGRGDIIAANYSITSERREVVDFTRPYNLVDQLIVVSDEVGFQPESIHDLEGIPISVRRNSSYYVRLMELKEEGFPIQINILPEDMDTESVLFQIANGQHAATVADDNIFQASNKYMDGLVMGPLIAEQDTVAWAIRKNSPDFETKLNQFLYKHFRFNEEGVPKRSALLNVLRRKYFEEGTQISNYFSPEYQTEQYGTISPYDNLIKEIADEFGLDWVMLTAIAAQESKFDPKSISWAGAVGIMQVLPRFSDVSEDSLYIPEVNIREGAKILSEHLEHYAYLDSTNQWSFALATYNAGLGHVADARRLSIDRNDNPNEWGSISESLLMLMQRKYYENARYGFCRGIETVKYVNEIMNRYNTYMAILTMAEGRRNYLQGAGTIFGMQSIRKP